From the genome of Bradyrhizobium sp. ORS 278:
GCCGATGATTCCGTTGTCGCCATGATGGCGGACTCCCCACGCTTCATCCGTCGGGCCCGCGGCTACGTTCCGGAACCGATCCGGCTGCCGCGCGCTCTCCCGCCGCTCCTCGCGGTCGGGGCTCACCTCAAGTCGACGGTGACGGTGATCCGTGGCGACGAGGCCTTCGTGTCGCAGCATCTCGGCGACCTCGACACGGCCGCAGCGATCCGCTTCTTCGAGGAGACGATCGCGCATCTCACCTCCATCCTCGACGTCGCGCCGCTGGCGATCGCGCACGACCTGCATCCGGACATGGCGTCGACGCGGTTCGCGCAGGCTCGGGGACTGCCGACATTCGGCGTGCAGCATCATCATGCGCATGCCGCCGCGGTCATCGCGGAGCATGGCTTGCGCGCGCCTGTGCTTGCACTCGTGCTTGATGGCTATGGCTACGGCACCGATGGCGACGCCTGGGGCGGCGAACTGCTGCTGTGTGACGGAGCGATGTTCCGGCGCCTCGGGCATCTCGCGCCGCTGAAGATGCCGGGCGGCGACCGCGCCGCGCGGGAACCGTGGCGCATGGCGGCCGCCGTGCTCCACGACCTCGGACATGACGCCGAGATCGCTGCACGCTTCAGGAGTCAGCCGCAGGCGCGCCATCTGCCGACGTTGCTCGATCGCACCGATGCGGCCGTGACGACCAGCGCAGGCCGGCTGTTCGATGCTGTGGCGGGATTGCTCGGGGTCAGCACGGTTCAGAGCTATGAAGGCGAAGCTGCCATGAAGCTCGAGGCGCTGGTTCGCACCACTGCAGTCCTCGAACAGGGCTGGACGATCGCCGATGGCATTCTTTCGCTTCGTCCGCTCCTCGCTCAACTGCTCGCCTGCGACTTGGACCCCGCTGAAGCCGCCGGCCTATTCCACGGCACACTCGCTGCCGCCTGCGTGGACTGGATCGTATCTGCGTCGCGCGCAACCGGCGTGACCATGCTCGTGCTGAGTGGCGGCTGCTTCCTCAATGCGCATCTGGCGGAGCTGATCGTCCGCGGCTGCAGAGCCGCCGGCGTCGATGCGTGGCTGCCGCGCCGGCTGCCGCCCAACGATGGCGGACTGAGTTTAGGGCAGGCCTGGGTCGCCGGGCTCCAATTGATCAAGCAAGACAACGCAGCTGGAGGGATCGTCTGATGTGCCTGGCTATTCCTGCCGAGGTGATCAAGCTGCTACCCGACGACATGGCGATCGTGTCGATCGACGGTGTCAGCAAGGAGGTCTCGGTCGCGCTGATCGAGGAGATCGCCGTCGGCGACTACGTCATCCTCCATGTCGGCCATGCGCTGACGAAGATCGATCCGGAGGAGGCGCGCGAAACGCTCGATCTGCTCCGCCAGATGGGGGCAGCAGCCGCGGAGGCCGCACCATGAAATATGCCGACGAGTTTCGCGACAAGGAGCTGGCACTGGGGCTCGCGCGCGCCATCCGCGCCAAGGCGGACCCTGCGCGCGCCTATCGCTTCATGGAGTTCTGCGGCGGTCATACGCACGCGATCGCACGCTATGGCCTTGAAGACATGCTGCCGGGCAATGTCCGCATGATCCACGGACCGGGCTGCCCGGTCTGCGTGCTGCCGGCTGGCCGCATCGACATGGCGATCGCGCTCGCGGAACGGCCAGAGGTCATTCTGTGCGTCTATGGCGACCTGATGCGCGTACCGGGCTCGCGCGGCGCGTCGCTGCTGAAGGCCAAGGCGCGCGGCGCCGACATCCGCATGGTCTATTCCACGCTCGACGCCATTGCGCTGGCCGAGCAGAACCCCGGCCGCCAGATCGTGTTCTTCGCCATCGGCTTCGAGACCACGACGCCGCCGACGGCGGTGATGATCCGCGCCGCGGAGAAGAAGGAGCTCGCGAATTTCAGCGTGTTCTGCAATCACGTGCTGACGCCCCCGGCGATG
Proteins encoded in this window:
- the hypF gene encoding carbamoyltransferase HypF, coding for MSTAGPTFAADRARLRLRVRGAVQGVGFRPYVHGLATRYRLGGFVANDADGVVIEVEGESVMSFVEALPRQAPPLARIDDIAVEPVAAQASADFRIGESVGGRVTTRIGPDAATCPACLAELFDPGSRFHRYPFVNCTHCGPRFTIAERLPYDRATTAMKSFPMCEACRSDYEDPSGRRFHAEAISCPDCGPRLSHDVGEIAAALAEGKIVAIKGLGGYQMLCDARDEPAVQRLRARKQRDGKPFAVMLASVEAAGEIADLDAAERGLLEQVARPIVLLRSRGRLAPSVAPGLAKIGVMLPVAPLHHLVFDALRAHGGKRNEALVCTSANPSGQPLLTDNDEALIDLAGIADLIVTHDRDIVIRADDSVVAMMADSPRFIRRARGYVPEPIRLPRALPPLLAVGAHLKSTVTVIRGDEAFVSQHLGDLDTAAAIRFFEETIAHLTSILDVAPLAIAHDLHPDMASTRFAQARGLPTFGVQHHHAHAAAVIAEHGLRAPVLALVLDGYGYGTDGDAWGGELLLCDGAMFRRLGHLAPLKMPGGDRAAREPWRMAAAVLHDLGHDAEIAARFRSQPQARHLPTLLDRTDAAVTTSAGRLFDAVAGLLGVSTVQSYEGEAAMKLEALVRTTAVLEQGWTIADGILSLRPLLAQLLACDLDPAEAAGLFHGTLAAACVDWIVSASRATGVTMLVLSGGCFLNAHLAELIVRGCRAAGVDAWLPRRLPPNDGGLSLGQAWVAGLQLIKQDNAAGGIV
- a CDS encoding HypC/HybG/HupF family hydrogenase formation chaperone, yielding MCLAIPAEVIKLLPDDMAIVSIDGVSKEVSVALIEEIAVGDYVILHVGHALTKIDPEEARETLDLLRQMGAAAAEAAP